In Labilithrix sp., a single genomic region encodes these proteins:
- a CDS encoding metallophosphoesterase, with protein sequence MLRFVAFGAFVALAFLACADSGDGGGGAGLDAGPPPAPTIAPLTETPPTTVDKTLVPKTARVDPSTTKNPSFPDVLAGMLEQGFGELGAGSGDAYVTRTLDDSTPPPPGPNAKRLTRFVHLADLQIADDETPTRLGNFDSPGLTSSALRPQDPYLCRMGNAAVRTINALHAKDPIDFTVTGGDNADNAQVNEVDWVLGFLSGSPSVKCDSGDDTDLVPGPANDPKDAFAAEGLAMPWWWVTGNHDILVQGNFDIALRNSVAIGTDASGGTRNYRDGKPGTVESGNFVVPDPRRALLSRKDLMAKVGADKDGHGIGAKEKETGRATYTFDVEGTPLRFLILDTAHETGGAEGVITRRHVDDHIKEMLDTAKRDGKFVILSSHHAATSLSKGDGLGGSPEPDALLTQDWADFIGNYDNVVFSMVGHSHRHRVQAVRATNGHAYWEVMTAAIADYPHQFRIAEIYDQDNGWLMLRATGVDIAVEGDEVAEEGRRRGVVDFTSGWLPVDDVTAKDKNVEVWVKKP encoded by the coding sequence GTGCTTCGCTTCGTCGCATTCGGCGCCTTCGTCGCGCTCGCCTTCCTCGCGTGCGCGGACAGCGGTGACGGGGGCGGCGGCGCAGGGCTCGACGCCGGTCCGCCGCCGGCGCCGACGATCGCGCCGTTGACCGAGACGCCGCCCACGACGGTGGACAAGACGCTGGTCCCGAAGACGGCGCGCGTCGATCCGTCCACGACGAAGAACCCCTCGTTCCCCGACGTGCTGGCGGGGATGCTCGAGCAGGGCTTCGGCGAGCTCGGCGCGGGGAGCGGCGACGCGTACGTGACGCGCACGCTCGACGACTCGACGCCGCCGCCGCCGGGGCCCAACGCCAAGCGGCTCACGCGCTTCGTCCACCTCGCCGATCTCCAGATCGCGGACGACGAGACGCCGACGCGCCTCGGCAACTTCGACTCCCCCGGGCTCACGTCCTCCGCGCTCCGCCCCCAGGACCCGTACCTCTGCCGGATGGGCAACGCCGCCGTCCGCACGATCAACGCGCTCCATGCGAAGGACCCGATCGACTTCACCGTGACCGGCGGCGACAACGCCGACAACGCGCAGGTGAACGAGGTCGACTGGGTGCTCGGCTTCCTCTCCGGCTCCCCGAGCGTGAAGTGCGACTCGGGCGACGACACCGACCTCGTGCCCGGTCCGGCGAACGATCCGAAGGACGCCTTCGCGGCGGAGGGGCTCGCGATGCCGTGGTGGTGGGTGACCGGCAATCACGACATCCTCGTTCAGGGCAACTTCGATATCGCGCTTCGTAATTCGGTCGCGATCGGCACCGACGCGAGCGGCGGTACTCGCAATTACCGGGACGGCAAGCCGGGCACGGTCGAGAGCGGCAATTTCGTCGTGCCCGATCCGCGGCGCGCGCTCCTCTCCCGCAAAGACCTGATGGCCAAAGTCGGCGCGGACAAAGACGGCCACGGCATCGGCGCGAAAGAGAAGGAGACGGGGCGCGCGACGTACACCTTCGACGTGGAGGGGACGCCGCTCCGGTTCTTGATCCTCGACACCGCGCACGAGACCGGCGGCGCCGAGGGCGTCATCACGCGGCGTCACGTCGACGACCACATCAAGGAGATGCTCGACACCGCGAAGCGCGACGGCAAATTCGTCATCCTCTCTTCCCATCACGCCGCGACGAGCCTCTCGAAGGGCGACGGCCTCGGCGGGAGCCCGGAGCCGGACGCGCTCCTCACCCAGGACTGGGCGGACTTCATTGGCAACTACGACAACGTCGTCTTCAGCATGGTCGGCCACTCGCATCGTCATCGTGTGCAGGCCGTGCGCGCCACGAACGGCCACGCCTACTGGGAGGTGATGACCGCGGCGATCGCGGATTATCCGCACCAGTTCCGGATCGCGGAGATCTACGATCAGGACAACGGGTGGCTCATGCTCCGCGCGACCGGCGTCGACATCGCGGTGGAGGGCGACGAGGTCGCGGAGGAGGGGCGCCGCCGCGGCGTCGTCGACTTCACGAGCGGCTGGCTCCCGGTCGATGACGTGACGGCGAAGGACAAGAACGTCGAGGTGTGGGTCAAGAAGCCGTGA
- a CDS encoding pyridoxal phosphate-dependent aminotransferase, whose protein sequence is MEELHAFRPVPKTGVIFVTSEATKLGFSSSDPDWCNLGQGQPETGELPGAPARVHTLGIHPDDQEYAPVAGLWELREAIAGLYNRLYRKGLPSQYSAENVCISGGGRAALTRAAASLGSINLGHFIPDYTAYEELLDIFKAFTSIPILLDGERGYSFTADDLRREVLGRGLSALLLSNPCNPTGKLVAGEELERWVGVARELDCTLLLDEFYSHYIYRGRPGQLPVESAARYVKDVDRDPVVVFDGFTKNWRYPGWRITWALAPRSVVDRFASAGSFLDGGGSKPLQRAAIPLFDDDYVTKETLAIQNSFRDKRDKMLSRLERLGVRFDRVPDGTFYCWGNVAALPAPLSDGMGLFRAGLTKKVITVPGEFFDVNPGKRRHGHNRASRLRDYVRFSFGPSQESLDKAYTRLEQLIAEAS, encoded by the coding sequence ATGGAGGAATTGCACGCGTTTCGTCCGGTCCCCAAGACCGGCGTCATCTTCGTCACGAGCGAAGCGACCAAGCTCGGCTTCTCGTCGAGCGATCCCGACTGGTGCAATCTGGGACAGGGGCAACCCGAGACGGGCGAGCTCCCCGGCGCGCCGGCGCGCGTGCACACGCTCGGGATCCACCCCGACGATCAGGAGTACGCGCCGGTCGCGGGCCTCTGGGAGCTGCGCGAGGCGATCGCTGGGCTCTACAACCGCCTCTATCGCAAGGGCCTGCCGTCGCAGTACAGCGCGGAGAACGTCTGCATCTCCGGCGGCGGTCGCGCCGCGCTCACCCGCGCCGCGGCGAGCCTCGGCAGCATCAACCTCGGGCACTTCATCCCGGACTACACCGCGTACGAGGAGCTCCTCGACATCTTCAAGGCGTTCACGAGCATCCCGATCCTCCTCGACGGCGAGCGCGGCTACTCCTTCACCGCCGACGATCTCCGGCGCGAGGTCCTCGGACGCGGCCTCTCCGCGCTCCTCCTCTCGAACCCCTGCAACCCGACCGGCAAGCTCGTCGCCGGCGAGGAGCTCGAGCGCTGGGTCGGCGTCGCGCGCGAGCTCGACTGCACGCTCCTCCTCGACGAGTTCTATTCGCACTACATCTATCGCGGCCGCCCGGGCCAGCTCCCGGTCGAGAGCGCGGCGCGCTACGTGAAGGACGTCGATCGCGATCCGGTCGTCGTCTTCGACGGCTTCACGAAGAACTGGCGCTACCCGGGCTGGCGCATCACGTGGGCGCTCGCGCCGAGGTCGGTCGTCGATCGCTTCGCGAGCGCGGGCTCGTTCCTCGACGGCGGGGGCTCGAAGCCGCTCCAGCGCGCCGCGATCCCGCTCTTCGACGACGACTACGTCACGAAGGAGACGCTCGCGATCCAGAACAGCTTCCGCGACAAGCGCGACAAGATGCTCTCGCGCCTCGAGCGCCTGGGGGTCCGCTTCGACCGCGTCCCCGACGGCACGTTCTACTGTTGGGGCAACGTCGCGGCGCTCCCCGCGCCGCTGAGCGACGGCATGGGCCTCTTCCGCGCGGGCCTGACGAAGAAGGTCATCACGGTGCCGGGGGAGTTCTTCGACGTGAACCCAGGCAAGCGCCGCCACGGCCACAACCGCGCGAGCCGCCTCCGCGACTACGTGCGCTTCTCCTTCGGCCCCAGCCAGGAGAGCCTCGACAAGGCCTACACCCGCCTGGAACAGCTCATCGCCGAAGCAAGCTGA
- a CDS encoding DUF2267 domain-containing protein, producing the protein MGALVARMSPELAERVRRSLPPALAAHVHGPRFGGALDVAELYAHVGELEDVAPETAQLHARAVCGALARSLPRAVLAALRRELGPEIAATFG; encoded by the coding sequence TTGGGCGCGCTCGTGGCGCGGATGTCGCCCGAGCTCGCGGAGCGCGTGCGGCGCTCGTTGCCGCCCGCGCTCGCGGCGCACGTGCACGGCCCGCGCTTCGGCGGGGCGCTCGACGTCGCCGAGCTCTACGCGCACGTCGGTGAGCTCGAGGACGTCGCGCCGGAGACCGCGCAGCTCCACGCTCGCGCCGTCTGCGGCGCCCTCGCGCGCTCCCTCCCACGCGCCGTCCTCGCCGCCCTGCGACGCGAGCTCGGCCCCGAAATCGCCGCCACGTTCGGATAG
- a CDS encoding DUF455 family protein has translation MRRPLRREAEVTVEAWARAYVESTDLAHKLAPPDPPEEWSVAPVPPLRLAAPGRPPELQVTARAEKTRGLNAPSGRARALHTFLHHELQAAELMLWALLAFPSTPRDFRAGLVRVALDEARHMRMYAARIEALGHRVGDFAVRDWFWERVPTCEDAASFCAVMGLGLESANLEHAATFADRFRAAGDDESARVQELVGLEEIAHVRFGVRWFTELTGGLDFATWSRCLPAPLTPLLMRGRPLARGARKKAGQSDAFLDALDAWEP, from the coding sequence GTGCGTCGCCCTCTGCGACGCGAAGCTGAAGTGACGGTCGAGGCCTGGGCGCGCGCGTACGTCGAGTCGACGGACCTCGCGCACAAGCTCGCGCCGCCCGATCCGCCGGAGGAGTGGTCGGTCGCGCCGGTGCCGCCGCTCCGCCTCGCCGCGCCGGGCCGTCCGCCCGAGCTCCAGGTCACGGCGCGGGCGGAGAAGACGCGCGGCCTCAACGCGCCGTCGGGCCGGGCGCGCGCGCTCCACACGTTCCTCCATCACGAGCTGCAGGCGGCGGAGCTGATGCTCTGGGCGCTCCTCGCGTTCCCGAGCACGCCGCGCGACTTCCGCGCCGGCCTCGTCCGCGTCGCGCTCGACGAGGCGCGCCACATGCGGATGTACGCGGCGCGCATCGAGGCGCTGGGCCATCGCGTGGGCGACTTCGCGGTGCGCGACTGGTTCTGGGAGCGCGTGCCGACGTGCGAGGACGCGGCGAGCTTCTGCGCGGTGATGGGGCTCGGCCTGGAGAGCGCGAACCTCGAGCACGCCGCGACGTTCGCGGATCGCTTCCGCGCCGCGGGCGACGACGAGAGCGCGCGCGTGCAGGAGCTCGTCGGGCTGGAGGAGATCGCGCACGTCCGCTTCGGCGTGCGCTGGTTCACGGAGCTCACCGGCGGCCTCGATTTCGCGACGTGGAGCCGCTGCTTGCCCGCGCCGCTCACGCCGCTCCTGATGCGGGGGCGTCCCTTGGCGCGGGGCGCGCGTAAGAAGGCGGGGCAGAGCGACGCGTTCCTCGACGCGCTCGACGCGTGGGAGCCGTGA
- a CDS encoding GNAT family N-acetyltransferase, producing MRIRAVTLEDLSVWEELWLGYQRFYEAEIPQTVTQRTWARFLDPTEPMWAALAFDADRAVGLVHWLFHRSTWTAGDYCYLQDLFVSAGARGAGVGRALIDHVATDAKRSGAERLYWLTHETNETAMKLYDAVAERSGFVQYRKRLEPPPVSGPSRHPPPTRSRGGA from the coding sequence ATGAGGATTCGCGCCGTCACGCTGGAAGACCTTTCGGTTTGGGAGGAGCTCTGGCTCGGCTACCAACGCTTCTACGAGGCGGAGATTCCCCAAACCGTCACGCAGCGCACGTGGGCGCGCTTCCTCGATCCGACGGAGCCGATGTGGGCCGCGCTCGCGTTCGACGCCGATCGCGCGGTGGGCCTCGTGCACTGGCTCTTCCATCGTTCGACGTGGACCGCCGGAGACTACTGCTACCTCCAGGACCTCTTCGTCTCCGCCGGCGCGCGCGGCGCCGGCGTGGGCCGCGCGCTGATCGACCACGTCGCGACGGACGCGAAGCGCAGCGGCGCCGAGCGGCTCTACTGGCTCACGCACGAGACCAACGAGACGGCAATGAAGCTCTACGACGCCGTCGCCGAGCGCAGCGGCTTCGTGCAATACCGAAAGCGACTCGAGCCGCCCCCGGTCAGTGGGCCTTCTCGACACCCACCGCCCACGCGATCACGAGGAGGAGCGTAG